The Paenibacillus sophorae genome has a segment encoding these proteins:
- a CDS encoding TetR/AcrR family transcriptional regulator, which translates to MARRAVEQELSRERILEAARHLFITKGYRAISMRSIGQHLGYSHGSLYYHFKEKAELFYAIVVDDFNHVATLLGEAMNRPPEEGVGKVEQLMLEFIRFGLDHPYQYEIMFMIRDEELLAYCRAEQGKCFDLFSGMVRRYLKEEGYVPEDWQSVPLTLFLSAHGFISYYIQDKIKFDDVKSAALSHVRVLCRSL; encoded by the coding sequence ATGGCTAGAAGAGCAGTGGAACAGGAGTTGTCGAGAGAAAGGATTCTGGAGGCGGCTAGACACCTTTTCATTACCAAGGGTTATCGGGCCATCTCCATGCGCAGCATAGGTCAACATCTGGGATACAGTCATGGATCTCTCTATTATCACTTCAAGGAAAAGGCGGAGTTGTTCTATGCCATTGTGGTTGATGATTTCAATCATGTGGCGACGCTGCTCGGCGAGGCGATGAATAGACCTCCGGAAGAAGGAGTAGGCAAAGTGGAACAGTTGATGCTGGAGTTTATCCGCTTCGGGCTGGACCACCCATATCAATACGAAATTATGTTCATGATCCGGGATGAGGAGCTGCTGGCTTACTGTCGCGCGGAACAGGGGAAATGTTTCGATCTGTTCTCCGGCATGGTGCGCCGCTATCTAAAAGAAGAGGGCTATGTGCCGGAAGATTGGCAGAGTGTGCCGCTGACCCTGTTCTTGTCTGCCCACGGATTTATCTCTTATTACATTCAGGACAAAATCAAGTTTGACGATGTGAAATCGGCGGCGTTATCGCATGTCCGGGTGCTGTGCCGCAGTTTGTAA
- a CDS encoding secondary thiamine-phosphate synthase enzyme YjbQ, with amino-acid sequence MLHTFEISTSKRDELRDITREVISYVRKSGVQNGIAVVYCPHTTSGIAINENADPDVKHDVLMRLDEVFPWEHPKYRHAEGNTASHLKSITAGPSQSIIIHEGELLLGRWQGIYFCEFDGPRRRQYYVKIIEG; translated from the coding sequence ATGCTGCATACGTTCGAGATTTCAACAAGCAAGCGGGATGAACTGCGGGATATTACCAGAGAGGTCATTTCTTATGTAAGAAAAAGCGGCGTGCAGAACGGAATAGCGGTTGTATATTGCCCCCACACGACCTCCGGCATTGCAATTAACGAGAACGCCGATCCCGACGTGAAGCATGATGTGCTGATGCGTCTGGATGAGGTATTTCCTTGGGAGCATCCAAAGTACCGTCATGCGGAAGGCAATACGGCGTCGCATCTCAAATCGATTACAGCGGGTCCATCCCAGAGCATCATCATCCATGAAGGGGAGCTGCTGCTGGGACGGTGGCAGGGTATTTATTTTTGCGAGTTCGACGGACCAAGACGCCGGCAGTATTATGTGAAGATCATTGAAGGATAG
- the cysT gene encoding sulfate ABC transporter permease subunit CysT, translating into MNSLLRHKGWTWGFRSTILLYFVVLIVLPILGVYYNSFSLGLKNFVESISDPIAWRSVLLTLRLALIAAIINVALGTMIAWVLVRYKFPLRPLLNSLVDLPFALPTAVGGLMILLLLGPGSLIGGAAESLGLEIVFHQPAIVIAMIFVTFPFVIRAVQPLLEELDPSEEEAAYTMGATGIRVFRKVILPSMAPGMIGGGMLAFSRALAEFGAVVLVAGNIPGRTLVSSVFIYGEVESDNPTGAAAVSIILLTLSFLILWLINMAQMRGRR; encoded by the coding sequence TTGAATTCACTGCTAAGACACAAGGGATGGACCTGGGGATTCCGATCCACAATTTTGCTGTATTTTGTCGTATTAATCGTGCTTCCGATTCTTGGCGTCTACTACAACTCATTTTCGCTCGGTCTCAAAAATTTTGTCGAAAGCATATCTGACCCGATCGCCTGGCGATCTGTGCTGCTTACACTGAGACTGGCGCTTATTGCGGCCATTATCAATGTCGCTCTGGGCACTATGATCGCCTGGGTGCTGGTCCGCTACAAATTTCCCCTAAGGCCGCTGCTTAACAGTCTGGTAGATCTGCCATTCGCTCTGCCGACTGCAGTTGGAGGACTGATGATTCTTCTGCTGCTCGGCCCGGGAAGCCTGATCGGAGGAGCGGCGGAATCGCTAGGTTTGGAAATCGTCTTCCATCAGCCGGCCATTGTGATTGCGATGATCTTCGTAACGTTTCCTTTTGTGATCCGGGCGGTACAACCGCTGCTGGAAGAGCTTGACCCTTCCGAGGAAGAGGCAGCCTACACGATGGGAGCCACGGGCATTCGGGTATTCCGGAAGGTTATTTTGCCGTCAATGGCACCCGGAATGATTGGAGGCGGCATGCTTGCCTTCTCCAGAGCTCTGGCTGAATTTGGAGCGGTAGTACTGGTAGCGGGCAATATTCCGGGGCGTACTCTCGTCTCGTCGGTCTTCATCTATGGAGAGGTGGAGAGCGACAATCCTACGGGAGCAGCGGCCGTATCCATCATTTTGCTGACCCTATCCTTCCTGATCCTCTGGCTGATCAATATGGCACAGATGAGGGGGAGAAGATGA
- a CDS encoding sulfate ABC transporter permease: protein MRRLWIGLTYIIFFLLIAAPLGKMITGAFSQGLSGFWEALTRPEALHALMMTALVVIAVTVLNTLFGIMTALYLVRADWLGSRLKSLLNSIVDLPYAVSPVIGGLMIVLLLGPDSALGAVFEHIGFNIVYAFPGMVIATLFVTFPLMVREVMPVLQEIGGQQEEAASTLGAHGWTTFWKVTWPSIQWAVIYGVILTVARSLGEFGAVLVVSGNIMNKTQTATTLVYQDVENFNVTAAGGVALVLAAFSVGLLLLMEWSKKRKEVR, encoded by the coding sequence ATGAGACGGCTGTGGATTGGACTAACATATATCATTTTCTTTCTGTTGATAGCCGCTCCCCTGGGCAAGATGATTACGGGTGCCTTCAGCCAGGGCCTTTCTGGATTCTGGGAGGCCCTGACAAGGCCGGAGGCGCTGCATGCGCTGATGATGACGGCTCTGGTTGTTATAGCGGTGACGGTGCTGAACACGTTGTTCGGCATTATGACGGCTCTGTATCTTGTTCGGGCTGACTGGTTGGGCTCCCGGCTGAAGAGTCTGCTCAACAGTATTGTCGATCTGCCGTATGCGGTGTCGCCTGTCATTGGCGGATTGATGATCGTCCTGCTGCTCGGTCCGGACAGCGCACTCGGTGCGGTGTTTGAACATATTGGCTTCAATATCGTCTATGCCTTCCCCGGAATGGTCATTGCCACCCTGTTCGTCACATTTCCGCTGATGGTCAGGGAAGTGATGCCCGTTCTGCAGGAAATCGGCGGACAGCAGGAGGAGGCCGCTTCAACGCTTGGAGCGCATGGGTGGACGACCTTCTGGAAGGTGACCTGGCCTTCGATCCAATGGGCGGTAATCTACGGCGTCATTCTTACGGTTGCCCGCTCGCTGGGTGAATTCGGGGCCGTGCTGGTCGTCTCGGGCAATATTATGAACAAGACCCAGACCGCGACGACGCTGGTTTACCAGGATGTCGAGAACTTTAATGTAACGGCGGCGGGCGGCGTCGCGCTGGTGTTGGCCGCTTTTTCGGTAGGACTTCTACTGCTCATGGAATGGAGCAAGAAAAGAAAGGAAGTGCGTTAA
- a CDS encoding sulfate/molybdate ABC transporter ATP-binding protein has protein sequence MHVEVRGLNKHFGNFHAVKDVSFEITKGHLIGLLGPSGGGKTSILRMLAGLETPDAGEIVFHGQVVNNLPPQERGIGFVFQNYALFKHMTVFDNIAFGLKVKKANKSFIRDRVMELVELTGLKGFEKRYPQQLSGGQRQRVAFARALAPEPQLLLLDEPFAAIDAKIRQELRSWLRELIERVGITSIFVTHDQDEAIEVADEIMIINQGRLEQKGTPWDIYKEPKTTFVATFIGESTLIENAAELKGFKPAEGSQPTKALIRPEYIEVGDREEFSVASATEKGIVKHLQFRGSEWLVEVEVNGHKLVTYRSLEKETLQVGQEIAVLVHRAYLFNDERSWIQENSLKEDPMPVYI, from the coding sequence ATGCACGTGGAAGTACGCGGTCTGAACAAGCATTTTGGCAATTTTCATGCGGTAAAGGATGTCAGCTTTGAAATTACGAAAGGTCATTTGATTGGACTGCTTGGCCCGAGCGGCGGCGGTAAAACGTCGATCCTGCGGATGCTGGCAGGCCTCGAAACGCCGGATGCCGGCGAAATTGTCTTCCATGGCCAGGTAGTCAACAATCTGCCGCCGCAGGAGCGCGGGATCGGCTTCGTGTTCCAGAATTACGCGCTTTTCAAGCATATGACGGTATTCGACAATATTGCCTTCGGGCTGAAAGTGAAAAAAGCGAATAAAAGCTTCATCCGCGACCGTGTGATGGAACTGGTGGAGCTGACGGGGCTTAAAGGCTTCGAGAAACGGTATCCGCAGCAGCTGTCAGGCGGACAGCGCCAGCGGGTGGCGTTCGCCCGGGCGCTTGCGCCGGAGCCGCAGCTGCTGCTGCTCGACGAGCCGTTTGCTGCGATCGACGCCAAGATTCGTCAAGAGCTCCGTTCCTGGCTGCGGGAACTGATCGAACGCGTCGGAATCACTTCGATATTCGTGACGCATGACCAGGACGAAGCAATCGAAGTCGCTGACGAGATTATGATTATCAACCAGGGCCGTCTGGAACAGAAGGGCACGCCATGGGATATTTACAAGGAGCCGAAGACGACATTCGTGGCAACCTTTATCGGCGAGTCTACTCTGATCGAAAACGCCGCCGAATTGAAAGGGTTCAAGCCTGCTGAGGGCAGCCAGCCTACGAAAGCGCTGATCCGTCCCGAATACATCGAGGTAGGTGATCGCGAGGAGTTCAGTGTGGCTTCTGCAACCGAGAAGGGAATCGTCAAGCATCTGCAATTCCGGGGCAGTGAATGGCTGGTCGAGGTGGAAGTGAACGGCCACAAGCTGGTAACCTACCGTTCACTGGAGAAGGAGACGCTGCAGGTGGGGCAGGAGATTGCCGTACTGGTGCACCGCGCATACCTGTTTAACGACGAGCGCAGCTGGATTCAGGAGAACAGCCTGAAGGAAGACCCGATGCCGGTATACATTTAA
- a CDS encoding sulfate ABC transporter substrate-binding protein, whose translation MKHFKRSRQLHGWLAVLLLALTISGCGNKVSSQADAASKSDVTLVIGAYSVAKDAMADILPLFAEKWKAETGQTITFQQSYEASGTQARAIAGGFEADVTLLAMEGDVDKLVKAGFVDSSWKKRGENGMVTRSVVVIGTREGNPKGIKDFADLTKPGIKVLYPNPKTSGGAQWDINAIYGAGLKQSEEKEGLKDPAAAKSFLTSVHANVESLDKSGRASMAAFEYGVGDVIVTYENELLARIAQGVKYEVVIPKDTILIENPAAVVDKYVDKHGTREAAEAFVNFLLTSEAQEIFAKHGFRPVDQEVYEANKSRFPVPPGLFDISYLGGWDKVRSTLYSKRGVWYQVLAGI comes from the coding sequence ATGAAGCATTTCAAAAGGAGCAGACAACTGCACGGATGGCTTGCCGTATTGCTGCTGGCGCTTACAATCTCCGGCTGCGGGAATAAAGTTAGCAGCCAGGCGGACGCGGCGTCAAAAAGCGATGTAACTCTAGTTATTGGTGCATACAGCGTGGCAAAGGATGCGATGGCGGATATTTTGCCGCTGTTTGCGGAGAAGTGGAAGGCTGAAACAGGACAGACGATAACGTTCCAGCAGTCGTACGAGGCTTCAGGAACCCAGGCCCGGGCAATTGCCGGCGGGTTCGAGGCTGATGTGACGCTTCTCGCGATGGAGGGCGATGTCGACAAGCTCGTCAAGGCGGGGTTTGTGGACTCATCCTGGAAGAAGCGGGGCGAGAACGGCATGGTGACGCGTTCGGTTGTCGTGATAGGGACGCGCGAAGGCAACCCGAAGGGAATTAAGGATTTTGCCGATTTGACCAAACCCGGCATCAAAGTGCTGTACCCTAATCCGAAGACCTCTGGCGGCGCGCAGTGGGATATCAACGCAATCTATGGCGCGGGGTTGAAGCAGTCGGAGGAAAAGGAAGGTCTTAAGGACCCGGCGGCAGCCAAGAGCTTTCTGACAAGCGTACACGCCAATGTGGAGTCGCTGGATAAGAGCGGACGCGCATCGATGGCTGCGTTCGAGTATGGCGTGGGTGATGTTATTGTAACCTATGAGAATGAACTGCTGGCACGGATTGCCCAGGGCGTGAAGTACGAGGTGGTCATTCCCAAGGATACAATTCTGATTGAGAATCCGGCGGCGGTGGTCGATAAATACGTCGATAAGCATGGCACGCGGGAGGCGGCCGAGGCTTTCGTGAACTTCCTGCTGACGTCTGAGGCGCAGGAGATCTTCGCAAAGCACGGATTCCGGCCCGTTGACCAAGAAGTGTACGAGGCGAACAAGAGCCGGTTCCCTGTTCCCCCGGGATTATTCGATATCAGCTACCTGGGCGGATGGGACAAGGTGCGGAGCACGCTGTACTCGAAACGGGGTGTATGGTACCAGGTGCTTGCGGGGATTTAA
- a CDS encoding MBL fold metallo-hydrolase — MDTLMFLGTGDAMGTPRVYCGCPVCEEARTGGMNARLRSSVLVDNGDDFFVIDCGPDWRRQMEALNIRVMRRLLVTHGHFDHIGGLPEWADACRWTGIKGELYAPAEVIPVILRQYPWLGSQIELMPLDEGIMLDGWQIAAWRVNHGKNGYSYAFRLEKEGYAWVYCPDSISLGDEETRLMGEADLLVLGTSFYHEEAELSTRSVYDMTEAAVLLADVQPRRAVYTHMSHDVDLRKPYNLPENVELARTGMRISLGG; from the coding sequence ATGGATACTTTAATGTTCTTGGGTACGGGCGACGCCATGGGTACGCCAAGAGTATACTGCGGCTGTCCGGTATGCGAGGAAGCGAGAACAGGCGGAATGAACGCTCGGCTGCGATCCTCCGTGCTGGTGGATAATGGAGACGATTTCTTCGTAATCGATTGCGGGCCGGACTGGCGGCGGCAGATGGAGGCGCTGAATATTCGCGTCATGCGCAGGCTGCTGGTGACCCATGGCCACTTCGACCATATCGGCGGTCTGCCGGAATGGGCGGATGCCTGCCGCTGGACGGGGATCAAGGGAGAGCTGTATGCGCCGGCGGAGGTCATTCCGGTCATTTTGCGGCAGTATCCTTGGCTGGGAAGCCAGATCGAGCTGATGCCCCTTGATGAAGGGATAATGCTGGACGGATGGCAAATCGCTGCTTGGAGGGTAAATCACGGCAAGAACGGCTACTCCTACGCTTTTCGGCTGGAAAAGGAAGGCTATGCCTGGGTATACTGCCCGGATTCAATTTCCTTGGGGGATGAGGAGACCCGGTTAATGGGGGAAGCGGATCTGCTTGTGTTGGGTACAAGCTTTTACCATGAGGAAGCTGAGCTGTCGACCCGTTCCGTCTATGATATGACCGAGGCGGCGGTGCTTCTTGCGGATGTGCAGCCGCGCCGCGCCGTTTATACACATATGTCGCATGATGTGGATCTGAGGAAGCCCTACAACCTGCCGGAAAATGTGGAGCTGGCGCGTACAGGGATGCGGATCAGCTTAGGAGGATAA
- a CDS encoding GNAT family N-acetyltransferase: protein MISFPESLETDRLLIRAPLWGDGAAMNEAIIESLEELRPWMPFARKAPTMEESEAFARQTRLDFLKRSDLHLRIFNNLTGEFIGCSGLHRIDWDIRSFEIGYWIRTSCAGNGYITEAVKGITDFAIRELAANRIEIRCNAKNVKSASVAERTGYTLEGILRNNRLAENGELGDTKVYAKVRGSEF from the coding sequence ATGATTTCTTTTCCCGAGAGCTTAGAGACGGATAGGCTGCTGATCCGCGCCCCGCTGTGGGGAGACGGAGCCGCGATGAACGAAGCGATCATCGAGAGCCTGGAGGAGCTGCGTCCGTGGATGCCTTTTGCCAGAAAGGCTCCCACCATGGAAGAATCGGAAGCCTTCGCCCGGCAGACGCGGCTGGATTTCCTGAAGCGCTCGGATCTGCATCTGAGAATTTTCAATAACCTTACCGGAGAGTTCATCGGCTGCAGCGGCCTGCACCGGATCGATTGGGATATCCGCAGCTTCGAGATCGGCTACTGGATCAGGACTTCCTGTGCGGGGAACGGATATATTACGGAGGCAGTGAAAGGAATTACCGATTTCGCCATTCGCGAACTTGCGGCGAACCGGATCGAGATCCGCTGTAACGCGAAGAACGTCAAAAGCGCGTCCGTGGCGGAACGTACGGGCTATACGCTGGAGGGCATTCTGAGAAACAACCGGCTGGCGGAGAACGGAGAGCTGGGCGATACTAAGGTGTACGCTAAGGTGCGGGGTTCAGAGTTTTAG
- a CDS encoding extracellular solute-binding protein: protein MKMKWAKTFWVYLLVTAMIGVLSACGQPENTDTASSNAGNTEQKQVVLSFMTTWSESDPFTGVYYKNAMAFEKANPDIKLDIETIPYNDYGVKLNTTAAAGNLTDLILMIGGGSMFEQIARSGALMPIDDMMGHWKEDFLPSSKIKEFNVDGKQYGIPGEVSYATVIYYNKKILKDAGYSEFPKTYDAFKAMVKDLKAKNITPIAYGNKTGSVLLASLLSPLNERISGSSLYAQIKSGEQKFTGPEFMTALKDIKELSDMGAFNVDLNSIDNVQATNLFLSGNSAMYIDGSWGAKQISKDKAADLEVGFAIFPQIEGGKGSMSTMPGGTNQGVVLNAKLDDAKKAAAEKFLQFMYSEESYQNIIRDGNMVPANVEAPADIDPLFKEMTGVFADVKEVTPVYDIVMPATVVTATKNGLQGLTTPGGSTPEAVAEELQKELGQ from the coding sequence ATGAAGATGAAATGGGCTAAGACATTCTGGGTGTATTTGCTGGTGACTGCGATGATTGGAGTCCTGTCGGCTTGCGGCCAACCGGAGAATACAGATACTGCCTCCAGTAACGCGGGCAATACGGAGCAGAAGCAGGTAGTACTTTCATTCATGACAACCTGGTCGGAGTCAGATCCGTTTACAGGCGTCTATTATAAAAATGCAATGGCTTTCGAGAAAGCCAATCCGGATATTAAGCTGGATATTGAAACTATTCCTTACAATGATTATGGAGTCAAATTGAATACAACAGCGGCTGCGGGCAACCTGACCGACTTGATTCTGATGATCGGTGGGGGCTCCATGTTCGAACAGATCGCTCGTTCCGGTGCGCTGATGCCGATTGACGATATGATGGGCCACTGGAAGGAAGATTTTTTACCGTCCTCCAAAATTAAGGAATTTAATGTCGATGGCAAGCAGTACGGGATTCCGGGCGAGGTTTCATATGCTACTGTCATTTATTACAACAAAAAAATACTAAAAGACGCGGGCTATTCCGAATTTCCGAAGACGTATGATGCTTTCAAAGCGATGGTGAAGGATCTGAAAGCCAAAAATATTACTCCTATCGCCTATGGCAATAAAACGGGCAGCGTCCTGTTGGCGTCTCTGCTTTCCCCTCTTAACGAAAGAATTTCGGGTTCCAGTCTTTATGCGCAAATCAAGTCGGGAGAACAGAAGTTTACCGGCCCGGAATTTATGACCGCTCTGAAGGATATCAAGGAGCTTTCTGATATGGGAGCTTTTAACGTCGATCTTAACAGTATTGACAATGTCCAAGCCACCAATCTGTTCCTCTCCGGGAATTCCGCCATGTATATAGACGGCAGCTGGGGAGCGAAGCAAATTTCCAAAGACAAAGCCGCGGATTTGGAAGTAGGCTTCGCCATATTCCCGCAAATCGAGGGAGGCAAGGGCAGCATGTCCACCATGCCGGGCGGGACAAATCAGGGGGTTGTTCTGAACGCGAAGCTGGATGACGCCAAGAAGGCGGCGGCCGAGAAATTCCTGCAATTCATGTACAGCGAGGAATCGTACCAAAATATTATCCGGGACGGAAACATGGTTCCGGCCAATGTGGAAGCGCCAGCGGATATCGATCCGTTGTTCAAAGAGATGACGGGTGTATTTGCTGATGTTAAGGAAGTTACTCCGGTATATGACATCGTGATGCCAGCCACCGTAGTCACGGCAACCAAGAACGGCCTTCAAGGACTGACTACCCCAGGAGGAAGCACTCCAGAGGCCGTAGCGGAGGAACTTCAGAAGGAATTGGGCCAATAA
- a CDS encoding carbohydrate ABC transporter permease: protein MQMFLRHKWIIAAGLIPAVVIYTMFSIYPILSSVYYSFFKWDGFSPKQWHGLQNYINLIEDGVFWQSIRNNLYFVLFSVLGEIPLGLYLAIMLNGKLFRKGGIFRTVFFMPVVISTIVVSLIWNMFYNYQFGLVNTALRAVGLDHWAQNWLGNPALAIFVLCIVVVWQYTGLYMVIFLAALQNVPSEVLEAAELDGAVGIKRTWHIVVPIIADTIFAAVVLCISGALRAFDLIYIMTNGGPSHSTEVGATYMFTQTFSSMKYGYGSAISTAIIIISFGLIVLSQFILRTLKR, encoded by the coding sequence ATGCAGATGTTTCTTCGCCACAAATGGATCATAGCCGCCGGCCTCATTCCAGCCGTGGTCATATACACAATGTTCTCGATCTATCCGATTCTGAGCTCCGTCTACTACTCCTTCTTCAAGTGGGACGGGTTCTCCCCGAAACAGTGGCACGGGCTTCAGAATTACATCAATTTGATCGAAGACGGCGTATTTTGGCAATCTATCCGCAACAACCTTTATTTCGTGCTCTTTTCGGTACTTGGGGAAATCCCGCTTGGCTTGTATCTGGCCATTATGCTCAACGGAAAGCTATTCCGCAAAGGCGGAATTTTCAGAACGGTCTTCTTCATGCCCGTGGTTATATCGACCATTGTCGTTTCCCTGATCTGGAATATGTTCTACAATTACCAATTTGGCCTGGTTAATACGGCGCTTCGGGCTGTCGGTCTGGATCATTGGGCTCAGAACTGGCTTGGTAATCCGGCGCTTGCCATCTTTGTGCTGTGCATTGTCGTCGTCTGGCAGTACACCGGGCTGTACATGGTCATTTTTCTGGCCGCGCTGCAAAATGTGCCGTCGGAGGTGCTGGAAGCAGCGGAGCTGGATGGAGCTGTCGGTATAAAAAGAACCTGGCATATCGTGGTGCCGATCATAGCGGACACGATTTTTGCTGCGGTGGTGCTATGCATAAGCGGAGCGCTTCGGGCGTTCGATTTGATCTATATCATGACTAACGGAGGACCCAGCCATTCCACGGAAGTGGGCGCCACTTATATGTTTACTCAAACATTCAGCTCGATGAAGTACGGTTATGGGAGCGCGATTTCCACAGCCATCATCATTATCAGCTTCGGCCTGATTGTCTTAAGCCAGTTCATTTTGCGAACTCTGAAGAGGTGA
- a CDS encoding carbohydrate ABC transporter permease, with protein sequence MLLLLLVINIYPLLWMILNSLKTERELSTNPFGVAREPVWSNYIEAWKVAKLGPYLVNSIIVTLSAVVLTLLVGALAAFFLSRFEFKSKGFLLVYFTFGMLIPIHATLVPLFIEMRSLNLMDNRLTLLLPYTAFNLPITIFILAGFMNAFPKEVEEAGIMDGCSVMGIFGRLILPMLTPALATAFIINFLNNWNEFSFALVLINDGALKTLPLGLANFAGQYNRSYTLQMAGLTIVLVPTLLFYLSVQKYLTAGMTAGAVKG encoded by the coding sequence GTGCTTTTGCTGTTGCTCGTTATCAATATTTATCCTCTTCTTTGGATGATTCTCAATTCATTGAAAACCGAGCGGGAGCTGTCCACGAATCCGTTTGGAGTAGCCCGCGAGCCGGTCTGGAGCAATTATATTGAAGCGTGGAAAGTAGCGAAGCTGGGTCCGTATCTTGTCAACAGTATTATTGTTACTCTGTCCGCGGTAGTACTCACGCTGCTGGTTGGAGCCTTGGCCGCGTTCTTTCTGAGCCGGTTTGAGTTCAAATCCAAAGGCTTTCTGCTCGTCTATTTCACCTTCGGCATGCTGATCCCGATCCATGCAACACTCGTTCCCTTATTCATTGAAATGCGCAGCCTGAATCTTATGGATAACCGGTTGACCCTGCTGCTGCCCTATACCGCTTTCAATCTGCCGATTACCATATTCATTCTGGCCGGATTCATGAATGCCTTTCCTAAGGAAGTGGAAGAGGCCGGGATTATGGATGGCTGCAGCGTAATGGGCATTTTCGGGAGGCTGATTCTTCCTATGCTGACACCTGCGCTGGCGACAGCCTTCATCATTAATTTTCTGAACAACTGGAACGAATTTTCCTTCGCGCTGGTGCTGATTAACGATGGAGCTTTAAAGACGCTTCCGCTCGGCCTGGCCAATTTTGCCGGTCAGTACAACCGCAGCTATACGCTGCAAATGGCGGGATTGACCATAGTTCTGGTGCCTACGCTTCTGTTCTATCTTTCTGTACAAAAATATTTGACCGCCGGGATGACCGCGGGAGCGGTCAAAGGATAG
- a CDS encoding nucleoside hydrolase, with product MMKRKIIIDCDPGHDDAIAILVAAAHPDLELLAITTVAGNAELGKTTLNALKVCEIAGLSGVPVARGASNPLVRNREAASEIHGNSGMDGPMLPDPLLRETEEHAVDLIIRMLMESGGDITLVPVGPLTNIAMAIRREPRIVPKIQEIVLMGGGTFGNWTPAAEFNIWADAEAAQVVFGSGAPVTMIGLDATHQALATPEINERIMAIANPVAGFVGELLSFFGKTYKEFFDFDAPPVHDVCSVVYCIDPSVFDCRFLNVAVETRGELSYGMTLVDIHGVTGRPPNTTVALGLHHGKLWDIIIGALSRYE from the coding sequence ATAATGAAACGAAAAATAATTATCGATTGCGATCCCGGACATGACGACGCGATAGCGATCCTGGTCGCCGCGGCGCATCCCGATCTGGAACTGCTCGCTATAACCACGGTAGCCGGAAACGCGGAACTGGGGAAGACAACGCTTAACGCGCTCAAGGTGTGCGAAATTGCGGGACTAAGCGGGGTACCGGTCGCCCGGGGCGCTAGCAATCCCCTGGTAAGGAATAGAGAAGCCGCTTCGGAAATTCACGGCAATTCCGGCATGGACGGGCCCATGCTGCCCGATCCACTGCTCCGGGAGACGGAAGAGCATGCCGTCGATTTGATCATCCGCATGCTGATGGAGTCAGGCGGCGACATTACCCTCGTTCCCGTAGGGCCGCTGACCAATATTGCCATGGCGATCCGCCGGGAGCCGCGCATTGTTCCCAAAATCCAGGAAATCGTCCTGATGGGCGGCGGAACGTTCGGGAATTGGACACCGGCCGCGGAGTTCAACATTTGGGCCGATGCGGAAGCCGCTCAGGTCGTGTTCGGCAGCGGCGCTCCGGTAACGATGATCGGACTGGATGCTACCCATCAGGCGCTGGCGACTCCTGAGATTAACGAACGGATTATGGCAATCGCTAACCCGGTTGCCGGATTCGTAGGGGAGCTGCTCTCCTTTTTCGGAAAGACCTATAAGGAATTCTTCGATTTCGATGCTCCGCCCGTACATGATGTGTGCAGCGTAGTCTACTGTATCGATCCGTCGGTGTTTGACTGCCGCTTCCTGAACGTAGCCGTCGAGACCAGAGGCGAGCTGAGCTACGGCATGACGCTGGTCGATATTCATGGTGTGACGGGCAGGCCGCCTAATACCACGGTTGCGCTAGGCCTTCATCACGGGAAACTGTGGGACATCATCATCGGCGCGCTGAGCCGCTACGAATAG
- a CDS encoding phosphotransferase, with translation MGRKKRGWLNLKWKVTTESGQFLLKQYNKERYQLYNQEELLFAFSQQVRLYNQGLPCPNLLSHNETILLDSENGERFMVMEYCPGLLISPGKINVHQIYDLGRVTGKMHRLLNDGTLGLKPPKKNLFLQAVRSV, from the coding sequence ATGGGCAGGAAAAAACGAGGATGGTTAAATCTTAAATGGAAAGTTACAACTGAATCAGGGCAATTTTTACTTAAACAATACAACAAGGAAAGATATCAATTATATAATCAAGAGGAATTATTATTTGCATTCTCTCAGCAAGTTAGATTATACAACCAAGGACTTCCATGTCCCAATTTATTATCACATAATGAAACTATTTTACTTGATTCAGAAAACGGAGAACGTTTCATGGTGATGGAATATTGTCCGGGCTTATTAATTTCCCCAGGTAAAATCAACGTACATCAAATTTATGATTTGGGTCGTGTAACAGGTAAAATGCACCGATTGCTAAACGATGGGACACTTGGGTTGAAACCCCCCAAAAAAAATTTATTCCTCCAAGCCGTGAGAAGCGTCTAG